Proteins encoded by one window of Aphis gossypii isolate Hap1 chromosome X, ASM2018417v2, whole genome shotgun sequence:
- the LOC114120526 gene encoding LIM/homeobox protein Lhx3 isoform X4, with product MIDSSLHVSNEESDTADWLPNSFLRFFQQDLNNIPVKLLASIPKCGGCQELILDRFILKVLERTWHARCLKCNECGATLADKCFARNGMLFCKDDFFKYGTKCAGCDLGIPPTQIVRRAQDLVYHLQCFACVMCGRTLNTGDEFYLMEDRKLVCKPDYEAAKTKEGGCLDGDQPNKRPRTTITAKQLETLKMAYNNSPKPARHVREQLSQDTGLDMRVVQVWFQNRRAKEKRLKKDAGRSRWSQYFRTMKGSISPRNDKDDLKVDLDSNFSHSHDLESNDSYGTSTLTIDQEHSSPLPGSHHHKFLPGNSSPSSHQYMSSPTQHVTTFTADNGYITVGPTHSAPSELSDNSSTHGFADFPPSPDSWLGETPHRY from the exons ATGATAGATTCGTCTTTGCACGTGAGCAATGAAGAATCGGACACTGCTGATTGGCTGCCCAACTCGTTCTTGAGATTCTTTCAACAGGATCTAAACAATATACCGGTGAAACTCTTGG ctAGTATACCAAAGTGTGGTGGTTGTCAAGAATTAATACTAGacagatttatattaaaagtattggaACGCACTTGGCACGCTCGCTGTTTAAAGTGTAACGAGTGTGGAGCTACATTAGCCGACAAGTGTTTTGCTAGAAACGGAATGCTGTTTTGTAAAGACGACTTTTTTAA GTACGGGACAAAATGCGCCGGTTGTGATTTGGGAATCCCGCCCACACAAATAGTTCGGAGGGCTCAAGATCTCGTCTACCACTTACAATGTTTTGCATGTGTCATGTGTGGTCGTACGTTGAATACTGGTGATGAATTTTATCTGATGGAAGATCGGAAATTAGTGTGTAAACCTGATTACGAAGCCGCAAAAACTAAAG AGGGCGGATGCCTGGATGGCGATCAACCAAATAAACGTCCAAGGACAACTATTACGGCCAAGCAGTtggaaacattaaaaatggcTTACAACAACAGTCCAAAACCAGCTAGACATGTTAGAGAGCAGCTAAGTCAAGACACTGGATTAGACATGAGGGTAGTCCAAGTTTGGTTTCAAAAtag acGTGCAAAAGAAAAAAGGCTTAAAAAAGACGCTGGCAGATCACGCTGGAGCCAATATTTCAGAACAATGAAAGGTTCAATTTCGCCTCGAAATGACAAAGATGATCTTAAAGTTGATCTTGATTCAAACTTCAGTCATTCACACg attTAGAAAGCAATGACAGTTATGGTACAAGCACGTTAACTATAGATCAAGAACACAGCTCTCCTTTACCTGGGAGTCATCACCATAAGTTTTTACCCGGCAACTCTTCACCATCGTCACATCAATATATGTCATCACCCACTCAACACGTTACAACATTTACAGCAGATAATGGTTACATCACAGTAG gtcCTACACATTCTGCGCCTTCTGAACTAAGCGACAACAGTAGCACACATGGTTTTGCAGATTTTCCACCAAGTCCAGATTCATGGCTAGGAGAAACACCGCAcagatattga
- the LOC114120526 gene encoding LIM/homeobox protein Lhx3 isoform X3 — translation MIDSSLHVSNEESDTADWLPNSFLRFFQQDLNNIPVKLLASIPKCGGCQELILDRFILKVLERTWHARCLKCNECGATLADKCFARNGMLFCKDDFFKRYGTKCAGCDLGIPPTQIVRRAQDLVYHLQCFACVMCGRTLNTGDEFYLMEDRKLVCKPDYEAAKTKEGGCLDGDQPNKRPRTTITAKQLETLKMAYNNSPKPARHVREQLSQDTGLDMRVVQVWFQNRRAKEKRLKKDAGRSRWSQYFRTMKGSISPRNDKDDLKVDLDSNFSHSHDLESNDSYGTSTLTIDQEHSSPLPGSHHHKFLPGNSSPSSHQYMSSPTQHVTTFTADNGYITVGPTHSAPSELSDNSSTHGFADFPPSPDSWLGETPHRY, via the exons ATGATAGATTCGTCTTTGCACGTGAGCAATGAAGAATCGGACACTGCTGATTGGCTGCCCAACTCGTTCTTGAGATTCTTTCAACAGGATCTAAACAATATACCGGTGAAACTCTTGG ctAGTATACCAAAGTGTGGTGGTTGTCAAGAATTAATACTAGacagatttatattaaaagtattggaACGCACTTGGCACGCTCGCTGTTTAAAGTGTAACGAGTGTGGAGCTACATTAGCCGACAAGTGTTTTGCTAGAAACGGAATGCTGTTTTGTAAAGACGACTTTTTTAA AAGGTACGGGACAAAATGCGCCGGTTGTGATTTGGGAATCCCGCCCACACAAATAGTTCGGAGGGCTCAAGATCTCGTCTACCACTTACAATGTTTTGCATGTGTCATGTGTGGTCGTACGTTGAATACTGGTGATGAATTTTATCTGATGGAAGATCGGAAATTAGTGTGTAAACCTGATTACGAAGCCGCAAAAACTAAAG AGGGCGGATGCCTGGATGGCGATCAACCAAATAAACGTCCAAGGACAACTATTACGGCCAAGCAGTtggaaacattaaaaatggcTTACAACAACAGTCCAAAACCAGCTAGACATGTTAGAGAGCAGCTAAGTCAAGACACTGGATTAGACATGAGGGTAGTCCAAGTTTGGTTTCAAAAtag acGTGCAAAAGAAAAAAGGCTTAAAAAAGACGCTGGCAGATCACGCTGGAGCCAATATTTCAGAACAATGAAAGGTTCAATTTCGCCTCGAAATGACAAAGATGATCTTAAAGTTGATCTTGATTCAAACTTCAGTCATTCACACg attTAGAAAGCAATGACAGTTATGGTACAAGCACGTTAACTATAGATCAAGAACACAGCTCTCCTTTACCTGGGAGTCATCACCATAAGTTTTTACCCGGCAACTCTTCACCATCGTCACATCAATATATGTCATCACCCACTCAACACGTTACAACATTTACAGCAGATAATGGTTACATCACAGTAG gtcCTACACATTCTGCGCCTTCTGAACTAAGCGACAACAGTAGCACACATGGTTTTGCAGATTTTCCACCAAGTCCAGATTCATGGCTAGGAGAAACACCGCAcagatattga